Genomic DNA from Diorhabda carinulata isolate Delta chromosome 10, icDioCari1.1, whole genome shotgun sequence:
AATTTATGTCTTATGAtcacaatataaatataaaaggcCACAGTTTTTATGCTCTCCCGAAAAGTtgtcatttttgacattttggTGTTCAAACTTAAGGAGTGATATGCTtatatataatgataaataaaaaatatattttgaaatgtatttatttattaacttgATTTACAATTAAGAGTCACTCACTTTTTAAATTGTAGATCAGCTTCGATACAGTTACTTACTTAATCacgaattattaaaatttggtgTAGGCTTCTCAACTGACCCCCAAaacataattgtttttgtttcttcatgtCTAATGAAGAATATGAAGGGGACATCTACTCTGAAGCTAATGGCATTTAATGATTTAAACAAGGTGACTGCCGTTGCAGCAGCTGCTTCTGTTCCAGTTTCTGTAATATCCATAAATACTTTATGAATTACTTTATCAACAGATAATCCTGGATTTTGATTGTTGTCTGAGTTTTGGTTATTGATAAGATTTCTGATGCTGTCAATAGTGTCGATTTGTGCAAATGCAACCCGTTTGTTTGGACGGATGTTTGCTTGCTTAGATCTTCTCATATTTACTGTGTCCTCACACATTGTAGTGTTATTGTTTGAGTTGAAAATATTGGTACAATTTATAGTACTCCCCATTCTATTGAATATTAAAACCTCATCAGGATTACCACTAATTGGTGCTATGGGATTTAAAACTGAATCTATGTGACGGATTTGTGTTAAATTTCCACCAGGTGATAATAGTCCTAGATTGGCTTCATATGGATTAAACAAACTTTTGACTCCCAATTTACTTAATACAGATTTTAAATCAATTGTACTTTCAATTCTCATTTTAGGAAGTAAAATTAGAGCATTTGTAGGAACAGTCTTTTCTGTCAAGTATTCCAAATCTGATGTTGTTAATTTCTCCtcaaattctttcaatttttttgcatttgagTTGAAGGGCATGATTATATACATTACGCTACCATTTCCTTGATAAGGAAATCCTAAAATTTCACAGCCTAATGTGACATctttaaaatatggaaaatatccAATATTAGCCATCATATCCACTTTTATGTCAGTAACTGTTTTCCGACCATTTGGAAAGAAAGGCCTcctagaaacaaaaaaaatacaattaacaatactatgtagaataaaatttcttatttttctttttaggtAAATACGGATGATGCCCTTAGAAAATGTGCAAACACAAAAGTCCTACAAGTATTTGCAGGAAGTTGAAACAGTTGCACAGGACATTTTAACACTCAAAGAGGAAAAAGTTGAAATTGCAAATactcaaaataaattcagaGAAGCTTTAACTGCTCTGAAGCACATTGACGATAGAAATACTTGGGTGCTAACAGGATCTACATACATACAACTACAGACAGATGAAGCGAAGTCTCTCTTACAAGATGAGATTAACAAAGCAGAGAACGATTTAAATATATTgcataacaaaattaaaacaaagtCACAAGAACTCAGAGACTTGGAGCATCAGCCGAGAATTGAAGGATTGACATTGAAACCTATTTCTAACTTTGAAGCCAAAGCACTCAATAAAGCATTTGGATCTAGTTAATggtaaatgtattttttgttttcatataagGTATTCATTAGATAACTAATGAAGCTATCAGATTTTAGGTATCgtttaaaataacttgaataTTACATAACTACTTGTAGTAGTCAAATAATTTGTTGAGTTTGACAAAAATGCCCAGTGCCTCTTTTATGGCGTCCAGATCGTATGTGAGAAGATCCAGACGAAAAGGAGCCAATAGGATACCTACACCGTCGAGAACCACATCTGCTGAACCATGTGAACCCTCTTGCCCTATTCAGCCAAACCAAAACATTCCAGCTACATTTCAAGCATTTCCTCATCTATCTAGTGTTAGTAGCACTAGTACAGGAGGTAAgaatatttacaacaaaatcttcattttatgTAAGTGTTTGAAAAACTGTTGGTTATTTTCTTGCCATAATTACTACTAACACAATTACTGAAGGTACCACCTTCCAGCATTCAATTTGACTCCAGTTTTACACTGAACCAAACAACACTGAAAGAAATGATCAATTCCAAACACTACATCAAACTTCAGACTAAAATAT
This window encodes:
- the LOC130898733 gene encoding serine protease inhibitor 28Dc-like, giving the protein MYITPSLILAVSAAYILVYAETDTNIYFPDEYEDKMYKISSSPLGISNTNNFADKNLYEQYINRVISRGIANLSLAINKAYQDTKFANNIVFAPLNIAGALALILLGSNGNTFQELAEVLGLATGIDIENNSERVHEELGRMILKIESTAGLVMGQQITLASAIFVQNNFPIRKLYKETAENLYRNEVLNVDFKSNPLKALQLVNAWVSDRTFGKITDILTEAPSPGTKVVVASAMYFKAKWEHPFLEGQTARRPFFPNGRKTVTDIKVDMMANIGYFPYFKDVTLGCEILGFPYQGNGSVMYIIMPFNSNAKKLKEFEEKLTTSDLEYLTEKTVPTNALILLPKMRIESTIDLKSVLSKLGVKSLFNPYEANLGLLSPGGNLTQIRHIDSVLNPIAPISGNPDEVLIFNRMGSTINCTNIFNSNNNTTMCEDTVNMRRSKQANIRPNKRVAFAQIDTIDSIRNLINNQNSDNNQNPGLSVDKVIHKVFMDITETGTEAAAATAVTLFKSLNAISFRVDVPFIFFIRHEETKTIMFWGSVEKPTPNFNNS